The Deltaproteobacteria bacterium genome has a segment encoding these proteins:
- a CDS encoding chemotaxis protein CheW has translation DFIKAMGKQNEEFIMILDIAKVFSAQELSLIHDPEMAEPN, from the coding sequence GGACTTCATCAAGGCCATGGGCAAGCAGAACGAGGAATTCATCATGATCCTCGATATCGCCAAGGTCTTTTCCGCCCAGGAACTGTCATTGATCCACGACCCCGAGATGGCCGAGCCCAATTGA
- a CDS encoding methyl-accepting chemotaxis protein, with product MPHATDTPSDPRQALNRCAGLLDPLLPRLARVIKDREEDFLGLGAGIFQINAAIGRFSTEASGLATSVGAGGVGRALTELGAESAQAREIFSSVTMDGNLEGMDQALVLIKELDQAMGEFHRLVKTLKVLGITTRIESARLGSAGQGFTTLADDVESLAAKIVHYAETIRGHSRLLLTQVGTAQAQTVTHMRGHAQTVRTMFDNLFASISELEAMRGRSANLVDELAQGSRLVAESMGQIIASMQFHDITRQQVEHVEEILAQAVREIQDLDESTDPRGLASWVRDVLRLQAPQLRQARDMFHNAVTGLMASMSIIGQKIEALEDRITALAYGADDQGQSILDTIRANIAQVIEAMRQAGDQASSTGAIMAEVAGTVSQVAAFVADIEEVGAEIELIAINASVKAAHTGDQGRALGVLAVAIQRLSVDARQHTAIVTEKLTAISRAASRLNDLAQSADVGDLVAELNDKFSGLLDALAGLDSDMKNGVLRLSEMTGSLTTQIREATGSIHVHTLVGEELDALEAEIAAMGEHFTAFKDELDAASQPEKLKEQLSRYTMDSERLVHLAVIGHESGTEDAVQGDDVELFDDVELFDDNIELFDGVELFDETPPPTAPTPPVTETPAQTAAVEVEEDLGDNVELF from the coding sequence ATGCCCCACGCCACCGACACGCCCTCCGACCCACGCCAGGCCCTGAACCGCTGCGCCGGCCTGCTCGACCCGCTCCTGCCGCGACTGGCCAGGGTCATCAAGGACCGGGAAGAGGATTTCCTTGGTCTGGGCGCCGGTATTTTCCAGATCAACGCGGCCATCGGACGCTTTTCCACCGAGGCCTCGGGCTTGGCCACGTCCGTTGGCGCGGGCGGAGTCGGGCGGGCACTGACCGAATTGGGCGCGGAGTCCGCCCAGGCCCGGGAGATCTTTTCCTCGGTGACCATGGATGGAAACCTGGAAGGCATGGACCAGGCCCTGGTGCTGATCAAGGAACTGGACCAGGCCATGGGTGAATTCCATCGTCTGGTCAAAACGCTCAAGGTTCTTGGAATCACAACCCGCATCGAAAGCGCGCGTCTGGGGTCCGCCGGTCAGGGATTCACCACCCTGGCCGACGACGTCGAAAGCCTGGCCGCCAAAATCGTGCACTACGCCGAAACCATCCGTGGCCATTCCCGCCTGCTCCTGACCCAGGTCGGCACGGCCCAGGCCCAGACCGTGACGCACATGCGCGGCCACGCCCAGACCGTGCGGACCATGTTCGACAACCTGTTCGCCAGCATCTCCGAGCTCGAAGCCATGCGCGGCCGGTCCGCGAACCTCGTGGACGAACTGGCCCAGGGCTCGCGCCTAGTGGCCGAAAGCATGGGGCAGATCATTGCCTCGATGCAGTTCCACGACATCACCCGCCAGCAGGTCGAGCACGTCGAGGAAATCCTGGCCCAGGCCGTGCGCGAAATCCAGGATCTGGACGAATCCACCGACCCGCGCGGGCTGGCCTCCTGGGTCCGCGACGTGCTCCGCCTCCAGGCCCCGCAACTGCGTCAGGCGCGGGACATGTTCCACAACGCCGTGACCGGGCTCATGGCCAGCATGTCCATCATCGGGCAAAAAATCGAAGCCCTGGAAGATCGGATCACGGCCCTGGCCTATGGCGCCGACGACCAGGGACAAAGCATTCTGGACACCATCCGGGCCAACATCGCCCAGGTCATCGAAGCCATGCGCCAGGCCGGCGACCAAGCCTCGAGCACGGGCGCCATCATGGCCGAGGTGGCCGGGACCGTGTCCCAGGTGGCGGCCTTCGTGGCCGACATCGAGGAAGTGGGCGCCGAAATCGAACTCATCGCCATCAACGCCAGCGTCAAGGCGGCCCACACCGGCGACCAGGGACGGGCCCTGGGTGTCCTGGCCGTGGCCATCCAGCGTCTGTCCGTCGATGCCCGTCAGCACACGGCCATCGTCACCGAAAAGCTGACCGCCATTTCCCGCGCCGCCTCCCGTTTGAACGATCTGGCCCAATCGGCCGATGTCGGGGATTTGGTCGCCGAGCTCAACGACAAATTTTCCGGCCTGCTCGATGCCCTGGCCGGGCTGGACTCGGACATGAAAAACGGCGTCCTGCGCCTGTCGGAAATGACCGGAAGCCTGACCACCCAGATCCGCGAGGCGACCGGTTCCATCCATGTGCATACCCTGGTTGGCGAGGAACTGGATGCCCTGGAGGCCGAAATCGCGGCCATGGGCGAGCACTTCACCGCCTTCAAGGACGAACTGGACGCGGCCAGCCAGCCCGAAAAGCTCAAGGAGCAATTAAGCCGCTACACCATGGACAGCGAGCGGCTGGTCCATCTGGCCGTGATCGGGCATGAATCCGGGACCGAAGACGCTGTCCAGGGCGACGACGTGGAACTCTTTGACGACGTGGAACTTTTCGACGACAACATTGAACTTTTCGACGGCGTGGAGCTTTTTGACGAAACCCCGCCGCCGACAGCGCCAACTCCGCCCGTAACCGAAACTCCCGCCCAGACCGCGGCGGTTGAAGTCGAGGAAGATCTGGGCGATAACGTGGAACTATTCTGA
- a CDS encoding STAS domain-containing protein — translation MFTCTHGGTEAAPIITLANDLTLEHCREIHAELKRAFPARELRLDLSASEKSDASFLQLLHALIRHAGATQTRLLLIAPLPDHLVSLAATVGASGLIKDISTHIEEPQ, via the coding sequence ATGTTCACCTGCACCCATGGTGGCACCGAAGCCGCACCGATCATCACCCTGGCCAATGACCTGACCCTGGAACATTGCCGGGAAATCCACGCGGAGCTTAAGCGTGCTTTTCCCGCGCGGGAACTCCGTCTCGACCTTTCGGCCTCGGAGAAATCGGACGCGTCCTTTCTCCAGCTTCTCCATGCCCTGATCCGGCACGCCGGCGCCACCCAGACCCGGCTACTCCTCATCGCCCCCCTGCCCGACCATCTGGTGTCGCTGGCGGCGACGGTCGGGGCGTCCGGCCTGATCAAGGACATCTCCACCCATATCGAGGAACCCCAATGA
- a CDS encoding response regulator, protein MSKIIMTVDDSASVRQMVCLTLKDAGYTIIEACDGKDALAKLTGPVDMIVTDLNMPNMDGIELIRSVRGMAPYKFVPIIMLTTESQANKKEEGKAAGATGWIVKPFKPEQLLAVAKKLLR, encoded by the coding sequence ATGAGCAAGATAATCATGACCGTCGATGATTCCGCCAGCGTCCGCCAGATGGTCTGCCTGACCCTGAAGGACGCGGGCTACACGATCATCGAGGCCTGCGACGGCAAGGACGCCCTCGCCAAGCTGACCGGTCCCGTGGATATGATCGTGACCGACCTGAACATGCCCAACATGGACGGCATCGAGCTGATCCGTTCCGTCCGGGGCATGGCCCCGTACAAATTCGTGCCCATCATCATGCTGACCACCGAATCCCAGGCCAACAAAAAAGAGGAAGGCAAGGCCGCTGGCGCCACGGGCTGGATCGTCAAACCCTTCAAGCCGGAACAACTCCTGGCCGTGGCCAAGAAACTCCTGCGCTAA